In Rubripirellula amarantea, a single genomic region encodes these proteins:
- a CDS encoding MgtC/SapB family protein, whose amino-acid sequence MFQPSDIDSLVTMAIAAACGGALGIEREIAGKPAGVRTHIFVCAGSALMMILGQEIVDQFQEKEINSLLSVDPIRILQAIVVGISFLGAGTIMHQKDESVEGLTTAATIYLTAGIGVSAAVGRVALAVSVTLFAIIALVSIGFLETRISKFHHRRRSERKVGTDDSHSP is encoded by the coding sequence ATGTTTCAACCGAGTGACATAGACAGCCTGGTAACGATGGCAATTGCTGCCGCCTGCGGCGGGGCACTGGGCATCGAACGAGAGATTGCCGGTAAACCAGCGGGCGTGCGCACACACATCTTTGTGTGCGCGGGGTCGGCATTGATGATGATTTTGGGCCAAGAGATCGTCGATCAATTTCAAGAGAAAGAAATCAATTCTTTGCTAAGCGTCGACCCGATTCGAATTCTACAAGCGATCGTTGTCGGGATAAGCTTTCTAGGTGCGGGAACGATCATGCACCAGAAAGATGAAAGTGTGGAAGGATTAACCACCGCCGCAACCATTTACCTGACCGCCGGGATCGGCGTCTCCGCCGCGGTCGGTCGAGTCGCCCTAGCGGTATCAGTCACACTTTTTGCGATCATCGCGCTGGTTTCGATTGGCTTCTTAGAAACTCGCATTTCGAAATTTCATCATCGCCGTCGCAGCGAGCGAAAAGTGGGTACCGACGATTCGCACAGTCCATAA
- a CDS encoding right-handed parallel beta-helix repeat-containing protein, translated as MMNQLESTSHPNSTTLAKLSRHSVLITVFAIIVSVINVVYSETASGDQGSKNTIWLTPNGDDANSGKSVTNGVASGKRAAELASPGSRIVVAEGRYSPLRFEGLKGSESAPILIEAQNRSEGSESGTVVSSGNFKGGTGLTLVKCQHVILSGFEVTKTQKGIGVHSCSHCIIKDNWLHDLGQEAIHVGRGPTNSGDNPFTGPESHHVRVANNKISSTGKSIAIYGEGIYIGTGAIRGDHSHDIVVEDNVLTDISAEAIELKPGTYNLIVRGNKISNTHHEYNAAITVCVEGTTSNNGNYLIENNVIRDIKKVRYGVAGIAIGHGNAIIRNNQISDIDGGIGIQVYRRFQNEDALKVELTNNTVRANGVGDSITLHYGNCGLKDSPLKANVSLRDNQTDDASAGTVVHTQSTPK; from the coding sequence ATGATGAACCAGCTAGAGAGTACGAGCCATCCAAACTCCACAACGTTAGCAAAGCTGTCTCGTCACAGCGTTCTGATCACTGTTTTCGCAATCATCGTGAGCGTGATCAATGTCGTTTACTCAGAAACTGCGTCCGGCGATCAAGGTAGCAAGAATACGATTTGGTTAACCCCCAACGGCGATGACGCCAACTCTGGCAAGTCGGTCACCAATGGAGTTGCGTCTGGAAAACGTGCTGCAGAGCTAGCGTCGCCAGGAAGCCGTATCGTCGTGGCCGAAGGCCGATATTCGCCTCTTCGATTCGAGGGTCTCAAGGGAAGCGAGAGCGCCCCGATCCTCATCGAAGCGCAGAACAGAAGCGAAGGCAGCGAATCGGGGACCGTCGTTAGCTCTGGGAATTTCAAAGGTGGCACAGGTCTAACGTTGGTGAAATGCCAGCACGTTATTCTAAGCGGCTTTGAAGTAACGAAGACACAAAAGGGAATCGGCGTTCATAGTTGTTCGCATTGCATCATCAAGGACAACTGGCTTCACGACCTGGGTCAGGAAGCGATCCACGTCGGCCGAGGGCCAACCAATAGCGGAGACAATCCATTCACTGGCCCGGAATCGCACCATGTACGTGTAGCAAATAACAAGATCTCATCCACTGGTAAGTCGATTGCGATCTATGGCGAAGGCATCTACATCGGTACGGGGGCCATACGTGGCGACCATTCCCATGACATTGTGGTCGAAGACAATGTCTTGACTGACATTTCAGCCGAAGCTATCGAACTAAAGCCGGGAACCTACAACTTGATCGTGCGAGGGAACAAAATTTCCAACACACATCACGAGTACAACGCGGCTATCACGGTTTGTGTCGAAGGAACGACGTCCAACAATGGGAACTATTTGATAGAGAACAACGTCATCCGTGACATCAAGAAGGTCCGCTATGGCGTAGCCGGCATTGCGATCGGTCACGGCAACGCAATTATCCGCAACAATCAAATTTCCGATATCGATGGCGGCATAGGGATACAGGTTTATCGACGCTTTCAGAATGAAGACGCTTTGAAGGTTGAATTAACCAACAACACCGTACGTGCAAACGGTGTGGGAGACAGCATCACCTTGCACTACGGAAATTGCGGCCTGAAAGATTCGCCGTTAAAAGCAAACGTGTCGTTGCGTGACAACCAAACGGATGATGCCAGCGCAGGCACCGTCGTGCACACTCAATCAACGCCGAAATAG
- a CDS encoding ATPase domain-containing protein: MPQREQQVSTGIDTLDEIMRGGFTADRLYLIEGYPGTGKTTLAMQFLLDGVSKGERGLYVSLSETREELEGVAASHGWSLDGIDIHELVDQEKLSQEQAQYTMFEPSEIELGATIDGVLKKIDAIKPKRIALDSLSEMRLLAQGPLRYRRQILALKQFFVGRGCTTLMLDDKSGGDLANDLNDQQLQSIAHGVVRLEQSLNHYGAERRYLRVIKHRGRDFIGGTHDVLIKRGGMQVYPRKTLEDAQWQSEGINVSSGNPELDNLLGGGLMEGTSTLLLGPAGVGKSSTATQFATAAAERGERSVFFQFEESRHAFLQRSRGLGFDIDRYIENGLIELHQYSAGETTPAKFASQVREAIQPDDQGRKVSVVTIDSLNGYLNSMPHEQFLLIQLNDILQMLGRHGIVSFLITAQHGMLGTAMKTPLDASYMADNVLLFRYFETSGEIRQAISMVKKRTGKHERTIREFNLTEQGLQIGRPLVDFHGVLNGTPSYQGKREDLISRNETSQ, encoded by the coding sequence ATGCCTCAGCGCGAACAGCAAGTCAGTACTGGCATCGACACACTCGATGAGATCATGCGAGGCGGATTTACGGCGGACCGTCTGTACTTGATCGAAGGCTACCCCGGTACGGGAAAGACCACGCTTGCAATGCAGTTCTTGCTCGATGGCGTATCCAAGGGCGAGCGAGGTTTGTACGTCAGCCTGTCCGAAACACGAGAAGAGCTTGAGGGCGTCGCCGCGTCGCATGGATGGTCTCTCGACGGCATTGATATCCATGAACTAGTGGACCAGGAAAAGCTGTCTCAGGAGCAAGCTCAGTACACGATGTTCGAACCATCGGAGATCGAACTTGGTGCTACGATTGATGGAGTATTAAAGAAGATTGACGCGATCAAACCCAAACGGATCGCTTTGGACTCGCTATCGGAAATGAGACTGTTGGCGCAAGGCCCCTTGCGGTACCGACGGCAAATCTTGGCGCTGAAGCAGTTCTTCGTCGGTCGCGGCTGCACGACGTTGATGCTCGATGACAAATCAGGCGGAGACCTTGCCAACGATCTTAACGACCAACAACTACAAAGCATTGCCCATGGTGTCGTTCGTCTTGAGCAGTCGTTGAACCACTACGGTGCCGAACGCAGGTACTTGCGAGTCATCAAGCATCGGGGTCGAGACTTTATCGGCGGAACTCATGATGTGTTGATCAAGCGAGGTGGCATGCAGGTGTATCCTCGCAAAACGCTCGAAGATGCCCAGTGGCAGTCCGAAGGGATCAACGTCAGCAGTGGAAACCCGGAATTAGACAATCTTCTCGGAGGCGGACTAATGGAAGGAACAAGCACGCTTCTTCTTGGCCCCGCCGGAGTCGGTAAGTCATCGACCGCAACTCAATTTGCCACTGCGGCTGCCGAGCGAGGCGAGCGATCCGTCTTCTTTCAATTTGAGGAAAGTCGGCATGCCTTTTTGCAGCGTAGTCGTGGGCTCGGTTTCGACATCGATCGGTACATCGAAAACGGCTTGATTGAGTTGCATCAGTACTCAGCTGGTGAAACGACGCCCGCAAAGTTTGCATCCCAAGTCCGTGAAGCGATTCAACCGGACGATCAGGGACGCAAGGTTTCCGTCGTCACCATCGACAGTCTCAACGGATACTTGAACTCGATGCCGCACGAGCAATTTTTGCTCATTCAACTCAATGACATTCTGCAAATGCTTGGTCGTCACGGCATCGTCTCGTTCCTCATCACCGCCCAACATGGAATGCTAGGGACCGCGATGAAGACTCCGCTGGACGCTAGTTATATGGCGGACAATGTGTTGCTGTTTCGATACTTTGAAACGTCAGGCGAAATTCGCCAAGCGATTTCGATGGTTAAAAAACGCACTGGCAAGCATGAGCGGACCATTCGCGAGTTCAATCTCACGGAACAGGGACTGCAGATCGGCCGTCCACTCGTTGATTTCCATGGCGTATTAAATGGAACTCCATCGTATCAAGGTAAGCGTGAAGACTTGATTAGTCGGAACGAAACGAGCCAATGA
- a CDS encoding PAS domain S-box protein: MNHISSDEQLQQSHEIFRQVVEGNPFGVYVVDQEFKIRYISEGAKETFSDQMPVVGRDFPEVMRTIWPQAFATEAIKRFRHTLETGEPYTAPLLIERRADRQTIESYDWKIKRIRLPGNQYGVACYYYDASERQRWEQSLQDSNELVRTIGENSTEALIMMDASGYLIYCNQAWLDMCGYTREELESKPLHDLVHHHYADGRPFPISECPIDRALPQGSQIRFHEDLFFRKDGTSFDVLCSARPIYRDGQPHSTIIEVRDVSEQNAAKRELIESQQFLQAALSATGLAVWSWDLKTGEVRSPQDLRSLFGMSPQTPMMTREFANCVDPQDRKRVETAMRSAIKTGDVCNEEFRVLHPDGTTRWLHILGRFVRDESANFDSFLGVVADATQRKTIEIKIRESEKYFRTMADASPAMLWITDRNHMCTYLSRSWHEFTGQTKAEGMGLGWTDATHPDDKQRAGEEFISAANERKNFMSEYRLRTANGDYRYAVDLGRPRFNEAGEFEGYIGSVIDVHERRVAENTMRASESRLRLAAEATGFGTHDYDAISDSLVWSPELYAICGIPSEQVPTLDTVRQLISPEDQETFDEIIADAFDPDGPERYEAEYRIIHRDGELRWVVDTGRAIREGKGGERRLVRIIGTIQDITDRKSFEHSLQQARRTAEAANRSRGEFLANMSHEIRTPMAAILGHADILKDHLVDPDNLLTVETIRRNGNFLLNIVNDILDLSKIDAGKMEIDTQPIRPDAIVGEVRSLMDVRAAEKKLPLMIVFNGHIPETIETDAVRLRQILLNLVGNAIKFTDTGEVRLEIDYDASSQRLHFHVVDTGIGIPSDKLDTLFKPFVQVDNTSTRSYGGTGLGLAICSRLAEALDGSVAVESEVGKGSRFTLSLRVVRPGQLIEPSVSIGESKEQPHQEVRLTANVLVVDDRRDIRYLAQHFIEKAGGKVFTATNGLEAVEFITSHESPKVDVIVMDMQMPVLDGYEASKLLRSRGCTLPILALTANAMKSDRQACLAAGCTDYTTKPLDPRKLTETIARLHQGIANEVSGN; the protein is encoded by the coding sequence ATGAATCACATTTCCAGCGATGAACAACTTCAGCAGTCGCACGAGATATTTCGACAAGTGGTTGAAGGGAATCCATTTGGCGTCTACGTGGTCGATCAAGAGTTCAAGATTCGATACATCAGCGAAGGCGCGAAAGAAACTTTTTCTGATCAAATGCCGGTCGTGGGGCGTGATTTTCCCGAAGTCATGCGAACGATATGGCCGCAGGCGTTTGCCACTGAAGCGATTAAGCGTTTTCGCCATACATTGGAAACCGGTGAACCGTACACGGCGCCGCTGCTGATCGAGCGTCGTGCCGATCGACAAACGATCGAGTCTTATGATTGGAAGATTAAGCGAATTCGCCTGCCAGGTAATCAATACGGGGTAGCGTGCTACTACTACGATGCCTCCGAGCGTCAGAGGTGGGAACAGTCGCTCCAGGATAGCAACGAACTTGTTCGAACCATCGGGGAAAATTCCACGGAAGCGTTGATCATGATGGACGCTTCGGGGTACCTGATCTATTGCAACCAGGCTTGGTTGGACATGTGTGGTTACACTCGCGAGGAACTGGAATCAAAACCGCTGCATGACTTAGTCCATCACCACTACGCAGACGGTCGCCCGTTTCCCATATCCGAATGCCCGATCGACAGGGCGCTTCCTCAAGGTAGCCAAATTCGTTTCCACGAAGACTTGTTCTTCCGGAAAGATGGAACCTCGTTTGATGTTCTGTGTTCGGCTCGACCAATCTACCGGGATGGTCAACCGCACTCCACGATCATCGAAGTTCGAGACGTCAGCGAGCAGAATGCCGCCAAGAGGGAGCTGATCGAGTCACAACAATTCCTGCAGGCAGCGTTGTCCGCAACCGGTTTGGCAGTTTGGTCGTGGGACTTGAAGACAGGCGAAGTTCGTTCGCCTCAGGATTTGCGATCACTCTTCGGGATGTCACCACAGACGCCCATGATGACGCGAGAGTTTGCCAATTGTGTTGATCCGCAAGACCGTAAACGGGTGGAAACGGCGATGCGATCGGCCATCAAAACGGGTGATGTTTGCAACGAGGAATTTCGCGTGCTGCATCCCGACGGCACAACCCGTTGGCTGCACATTCTAGGTCGATTCGTCCGAGATGAATCAGCCAATTTCGACTCGTTCTTAGGTGTCGTTGCCGACGCAACACAACGTAAGACGATCGAAATCAAGATCCGCGAAAGCGAGAAATACTTCCGCACGATGGCGGATGCTTCGCCCGCAATGTTGTGGATTACTGATCGCAATCACATGTGTACCTACCTGTCACGCTCTTGGCACGAATTCACTGGCCAGACTAAAGCGGAAGGGATGGGGCTAGGCTGGACCGACGCCACTCATCCCGATGACAAGCAACGTGCCGGTGAAGAGTTTATATCTGCGGCGAACGAGCGAAAGAATTTTATGTCGGAATACCGTTTGCGAACCGCGAACGGAGACTATCGGTACGCAGTTGATTTGGGTCGCCCACGTTTCAACGAAGCCGGTGAGTTCGAAGGTTACATCGGGTCGGTGATCGATGTCCACGAGCGGCGAGTGGCTGAAAACACGATGCGGGCCAGTGAAAGCCGACTGCGTTTGGCTGCGGAAGCGACGGGCTTTGGAACTCACGATTACGATGCAATCAGTGATTCATTGGTTTGGTCGCCCGAGCTGTATGCGATTTGCGGCATCCCATCGGAACAAGTTCCAACGCTTGATACGGTTCGACAATTGATTTCGCCCGAAGACCAAGAGACCTTCGACGAAATCATCGCCGATGCGTTCGATCCTGATGGCCCTGAACGATACGAGGCCGAATACCGAATCATTCACCGCGACGGCGAACTGCGATGGGTGGTCGACACGGGTAGGGCGATTCGTGAAGGCAAGGGCGGTGAACGGCGTTTGGTGCGAATCATTGGCACGATTCAAGATATCACCGACCGAAAGTCGTTCGAACACTCACTGCAACAGGCAAGACGGACGGCAGAGGCAGCCAACCGATCCCGCGGCGAATTCTTGGCGAACATGTCTCACGAGATCCGCACTCCGATGGCCGCAATCTTAGGTCACGCTGATATCTTAAAAGACCACCTGGTAGACCCCGACAATCTGTTGACCGTCGAAACGATCCGGCGCAACGGGAATTTCCTTCTGAACATTGTCAACGACATATTGGACTTGTCGAAAATTGACGCGGGCAAAATGGAAATCGACACCCAGCCCATTCGGCCCGATGCAATTGTCGGCGAGGTTCGTTCGTTGATGGACGTGCGAGCGGCCGAGAAGAAATTGCCTCTGATGATCGTCTTCAACGGCCACATCCCCGAGACCATAGAAACCGATGCTGTACGGCTACGACAAATCTTGTTGAATCTGGTTGGTAACGCGATCAAGTTCACCGACACGGGCGAAGTTCGGCTGGAAATCGACTATGACGCGTCTAGTCAGCGGCTCCACTTTCATGTGGTCGACACGGGGATTGGAATTCCGTCGGATAAACTTGACACGCTGTTCAAACCGTTCGTACAGGTCGACAACACGTCGACGCGATCGTATGGAGGTACCGGTTTGGGATTAGCCATTTGTAGCCGACTAGCCGAAGCCCTTGACGGTTCAGTCGCCGTTGAAAGTGAAGTTGGCAAGGGTAGTCGTTTTACGCTTTCGTTGCGAGTCGTTCGTCCAGGGCAACTGATCGAACCTAGCGTTTCCATAGGCGAGTCAAAGGAGCAACCTCATCAAGAAGTTCGTCTAACCGCCAACGTACTTGTGGTGGACGATCGTCGCGACATTCGCTATCTCGCGCAGCATTTTATTGAAAAAGCGGGTGGCAAGGTATTTACCGCCACCAACGGCCTCGAAGCGGTTGAGTTCATTACCTCGCACGAATCGCCCAAGGTCGACGTCATCGTTATGGACATGCAGATGCCAGTATTGGACGGTTACGAGGCATCCAAATTGCTGCGCAGTCGCGGATGCACACTGCCTATTCTCGCGTTGACCGCTAACGCGATGAAAAGCGACCGCCAAGCCTGCCTGGCTGCTGGATGCACCGACTATACGACCAAGCCCCTTGATCCGCGAAAATTGACCGAGACGATCGCGAGACTTCACCAAGGGATCGCCAACGAAGTGTCTGGAAACTAA
- a CDS encoding SMP-30/gluconolactonase/LRE family protein, protein MPIYLAKTISMVACFLFLTSSAIVNAEETYPVHRDAKRTEGVPKGVVSKHRLTQSKVYPGTERDYYVYVPAQYSPDEPAALMVFQDGKNYVGEKGQWRVPVVFDNLIHQKKIPVTIGLFIDPGVVSAGDKAQDRFNRSFEYDTLSDRYSQFIVSEMLPMLRENYSITDDPNLHGIAGSSSGAIAAFGVAWHRPDQFRRVFSTVGTYVGLRGGNEYPTLIRKTEPKPLRVFLQDGRNDLDIYAGSWWNANNTMLSALQWAGYQVNNEWGDGGHNGKHGAAIFPDAMRWLWNDFEKPIVADTSQHPELKDRIVAEEPWELVSEGHKYTEGPAVSPDGSVYFVDGPRGEIWKVNEEGVGATKFIDDMPGVSALMFDGKGRLVCARNTAKTITRITPDGTRTDLASGMSCNDLVVLDHGIYFTGPEEKCIWYLAEGQSEPKKVGSGPEKPNGLIVSPDRRFLQVVDAMGRYVWSYQILDGGNLDHEQPYFYVHSPQDEMNTGADGCTMTESGELVVATKLGVQIFDQPGRAHVILSRPKRDGRLSNVVFAGPDMKTIYATSGTSVYRRKTNMKGIAPWQDAVKPEKPRL, encoded by the coding sequence ATGCCTATCTATCTCGCAAAAACCATTTCGATGGTCGCCTGCTTTCTCTTCCTAACTTCGTCCGCAATCGTAAACGCTGAAGAGACCTACCCCGTGCACCGCGACGCCAAGCGTACAGAAGGCGTTCCCAAAGGCGTGGTTTCAAAGCATCGGCTGACACAGAGCAAAGTCTATCCTGGCACCGAGCGTGATTACTATGTTTACGTTCCTGCACAGTATTCGCCAGACGAGCCCGCCGCGTTGATGGTTTTTCAAGACGGTAAGAATTATGTCGGCGAAAAAGGCCAATGGCGAGTGCCCGTCGTTTTTGACAACTTGATCCATCAGAAAAAGATCCCGGTCACGATCGGGCTGTTCATTGACCCAGGTGTGGTGTCCGCGGGCGACAAAGCACAAGACCGGTTCAATCGTAGTTTTGAATACGACACCCTAAGCGATCGTTACTCGCAATTCATCGTCAGCGAAATGCTACCGATGTTGCGTGAGAACTACTCGATCACTGACGACCCAAACTTGCATGGAATTGCCGGCAGCAGCAGTGGCGCGATTGCAGCCTTCGGGGTTGCCTGGCATCGGCCGGACCAGTTCCGTCGAGTGTTCAGTACCGTGGGCACTTATGTGGGACTGCGAGGCGGCAATGAATACCCGACCCTTATACGAAAGACCGAGCCGAAACCGCTTCGTGTATTTCTGCAAGACGGCCGCAACGATTTGGACATTTACGCGGGCAGTTGGTGGAATGCGAACAACACGATGTTGTCGGCGCTTCAATGGGCAGGCTACCAAGTGAACAACGAATGGGGCGACGGCGGACACAACGGCAAACACGGTGCTGCAATTTTCCCTGACGCAATGCGATGGCTTTGGAACGATTTTGAAAAGCCTATCGTGGCGGATACGTCTCAGCATCCTGAATTGAAAGACCGTATCGTTGCAGAAGAGCCTTGGGAACTAGTCAGTGAGGGGCACAAGTACACCGAGGGACCGGCCGTATCGCCCGACGGAAGCGTGTATTTCGTTGACGGACCTCGCGGCGAAATCTGGAAAGTCAATGAAGAAGGCGTCGGGGCAACTAAGTTCATCGACGACATGCCCGGCGTCAGCGCTTTGATGTTTGACGGTAAAGGTCGCTTGGTTTGTGCGCGCAATACCGCAAAGACGATTACCCGAATCACTCCCGATGGTACTCGGACGGATCTCGCCAGCGGGATGTCCTGCAACGATCTCGTTGTCTTGGATCATGGCATCTATTTCACCGGTCCAGAGGAGAAATGCATTTGGTATTTGGCGGAAGGACAGTCGGAACCTAAGAAGGTTGGCAGCGGACCTGAAAAACCAAATGGATTAATCGTTAGTCCCGACCGCCGCTTTCTTCAAGTGGTCGATGCGATGGGTCGTTACGTCTGGAGCTACCAAATCCTTGACGGCGGCAATCTTGATCACGAACAACCGTACTTCTATGTGCACAGCCCGCAAGACGAAATGAATACAGGAGCCGATGGTTGCACGATGACCGAGAGTGGCGAATTGGTCGTTGCCACGAAACTTGGCGTTCAGATTTTCGACCAGCCCGGTCGGGCTCACGTGATCCTGTCTCGTCCCAAACGCGACGGACGACTTTCCAACGTCGTTTTCGCCGGACCTGACATGAAAACAATCTACGCAACTAGCGGCACCAGCGTTTACCGCCGCAAGACGAACATGAAGGGGATAGCCCCGTGGCAGGACGCTGTGAAGCCGGAAAAACCACGGCTGTAG
- a CDS encoding response regulator, translating into MIEPSNSPLPSRHIDNQTVTVLAPTPQDAKYCQQILHEHGIPVELVNSVYEVTNRIADGAGVILIAQEFLTAEARDNLRQAVAEQPSWSDVPIMVLLSQRETTPRVLTELLTIGHVTLIERPLRIALLVSTLRAKLRDRARQYKVRDLLHKAQLANASKSEFLANMSHEIRTPMTSILGYAELMADLVENKEALDYLSTIRRNGDFLLGIINDILDLSKIEAGKLDIDIERFDPARVIEDVRSIMDVRANENGLSLDVDYSSSVPRLIESDAKRLRQILINLVGNAIKFTKQGGVKIKVDFAKRPSEREPSLKSAAGELRISIIDSGIGISLEQRKRLFQPFSQGDSFITQQFGGTGLGLAISQRLALMLGGEIAVSSKVDEGSTFTLSIATGDVSDKSSSKPQVSHESSTEIETQGDLRIDANVLIVDDRRDIRFLSKHIVTQAGGKVTEAEDGVLAVATVKDAIAKGDKFDLILLDMQMPNMDGYQTARILRKLGYLGPIIALTADAMQGDMNKCLEAGCNDYLSKPIDKSKMIEMVASLVKSRRNDESHFQR; encoded by the coding sequence ATGATTGAGCCATCCAATAGCCCACTCCCTTCGCGTCACATCGACAATCAGACCGTCACGGTGCTCGCACCGACACCTCAGGATGCAAAGTATTGTCAACAGATCTTGCACGAGCACGGCATTCCCGTCGAGTTAGTGAATTCGGTCTATGAAGTGACGAATCGAATTGCTGATGGCGCGGGCGTCATCCTAATCGCGCAGGAATTCCTGACTGCGGAAGCGAGGGACAATTTGCGGCAAGCCGTTGCCGAACAACCATCTTGGTCCGACGTGCCAATCATGGTCCTACTGTCGCAACGGGAAACCACTCCCAGAGTCCTCACGGAACTCTTGACGATTGGCCACGTGACGTTGATCGAGCGTCCTCTGCGAATCGCGCTACTGGTCAGTACGCTGCGGGCCAAACTTCGTGATCGCGCCCGTCAATACAAGGTCCGCGACCTGCTACACAAAGCGCAGTTGGCAAACGCATCGAAAAGCGAATTTCTAGCGAACATGTCTCATGAAATCCGCACTCCGATGACTTCGATCCTCGGCTATGCGGAACTGATGGCAGACTTGGTGGAAAACAAGGAAGCGCTGGACTACCTATCAACGATCCGTCGCAATGGCGACTTTCTATTGGGAATTATCAACGACATTCTTGACCTGTCGAAAATCGAAGCTGGCAAGCTTGATATCGACATCGAGCGTTTCGATCCGGCTCGCGTGATCGAAGATGTACGCAGCATCATGGATGTGCGAGCCAATGAAAATGGCTTGAGTCTTGACGTGGACTATTCCAGCAGTGTTCCTCGTCTTATCGAAAGTGATGCAAAGCGATTAAGGCAGATATTGATTAACCTTGTCGGTAACGCGATCAAGTTCACCAAACAAGGTGGCGTGAAAATCAAAGTGGATTTTGCGAAGCGTCCTTCTGAGCGAGAGCCTTCCTTGAAGTCGGCGGCGGGCGAACTAAGGATTAGCATCATCGATTCCGGAATCGGCATTTCGCTCGAACAACGCAAACGTCTTTTCCAACCCTTTTCGCAAGGCGATTCGTTTATCACTCAGCAGTTCGGGGGAACAGGCCTCGGACTCGCCATCAGTCAACGTCTCGCACTCATGCTTGGCGGAGAAATTGCGGTATCGAGCAAGGTCGATGAAGGCAGCACATTCACGTTATCGATCGCGACCGGAGACGTTAGCGATAAGTCCTCATCCAAGCCCCAAGTTAGCCACGAGTCATCGACCGAAATCGAAACTCAGGGAGACCTAAGAATTGACGCAAACGTGTTGATCGTTGACGACCGCCGTGACATCCGTTTCCTTAGCAAACACATCGTCACCCAGGCTGGTGGGAAAGTCACCGAAGCTGAAGACGGCGTGCTCGCTGTAGCAACGGTCAAGGACGCGATCGCGAAGGGCGATAAGTTCGACTTGATTTTGCTCGACATGCAAATGCCTAATATGGATGGCTACCAGACGGCTCGAATCTTGCGAAAACTGGGGTATCTTGGTCCGATTATTGCTCTCACTGCCGACGCGATGCAGGGGGACATGAATAAATGTTTAGAAGCAGGATGCAACGACTATCTGTCCAAGCCAATCGACAAGTCAAAAATGATAGAAATGGTTGCTTCGTTAGTGAAGTCTCGGAGGAACGATGAATCACATTTCCAGCGATGA
- a CDS encoding CNNM domain-containing protein, protein MDLALLIVYLLIAIGFSFLCSIAEAVLLSITPSFIAERRQDPSKSAQRIIELKTNIDRPLSAILSLNTIAHTVGAAGVGAQAAKVYGDSYVGLTSAVLTLLILVLSEIIPKTIGALHWRKLAGTVSLFVLGLIWLMFPLVWLSEFLTKMISGNEKQKLVTRAEISAIAELGSKEGLLKVRESKILRNLLQLDSITVADVMTPRIVVIALQEAKTIREVAEEIKTIPVSRIPLYADRRDHVTGFVLKIDLLSAIAAGEFDRPLTDFVRELETVKEDTSIAETFDQLLDNRAHIALVVDDYGGMEGVVTLEDVVETLLGMEIVDEQDEAVDMQTVARERWSHRAARQGLKVPTAENPEE, encoded by the coding sequence GTGGACCTTGCCCTACTTATTGTTTATTTGCTGATCGCGATCGGCTTCTCGTTTCTTTGTTCCATTGCGGAGGCAGTGCTTCTGTCGATCACGCCCAGCTTCATTGCCGAGCGCAGACAAGACCCATCCAAGTCCGCGCAGCGTATCATTGAACTGAAAACCAACATCGACCGACCACTCTCTGCAATTCTTAGCCTCAATACGATCGCTCATACTGTCGGTGCGGCGGGAGTGGGCGCGCAGGCGGCAAAAGTCTACGGCGATTCCTATGTCGGACTTACAAGTGCAGTATTGACGCTCCTGATCTTGGTTCTTAGTGAGATCATTCCTAAGACCATCGGAGCGTTGCACTGGCGAAAACTTGCCGGAACGGTCTCGCTGTTCGTTCTGGGTTTGATCTGGCTGATGTTCCCATTGGTTTGGCTATCAGAATTCTTGACCAAAATGATCTCAGGAAACGAGAAACAAAAACTTGTCACTCGTGCTGAGATCTCAGCAATCGCGGAACTCGGCAGCAAGGAGGGTCTGCTGAAGGTGCGCGAATCAAAAATTTTGCGAAACTTGTTGCAACTCGATTCGATCACCGTAGCCGACGTCATGACGCCTCGCATCGTGGTGATTGCACTTCAAGAGGCAAAGACGATTCGTGAAGTAGCGGAAGAAATTAAAACGATTCCGGTATCAAGAATACCGCTGTACGCCGACCGCCGCGATCATGTGACGGGGTTCGTGCTAAAGATTGATTTGCTTAGTGCGATTGCGGCCGGTGAGTTTGATCGTCCGCTTACCGACTTCGTCAGAGAACTGGAAACCGTCAAAGAAGACACTTCGATAGCTGAGACCTTTGATCAGCTTCTCGACAACCGGGCACACATCGCTCTCGTCGTTGATGATTATGGCGGGATGGAAGGTGTCGTAACACTGGAAGACGTCGTGGAAACTCTGTTGGGTATGGAAATTGTCGACGAACAGGATGAGGCGGTGGATATGCAAACGGTTGCTCGTGAACGATGGTCGCATCGGGCTGCACGGCAGGGCCTGAAGGTGCCCACTGCTGAAAACCCGGAAGAATGA